The Methanoplanus sp. FWC-SCC4 genome has a window encoding:
- the sepS gene encoding O-phosphoserine--tRNA ligase gives MMFDAEEFRELAKKDFDEAWHAGKEVLDTPPVSQRYPRMEFHRAKPHPIAETIERLRQAYLMMGFDEARVPVFIDESDVYKQFGPEASAVLDRVFYLGGLPRPNVGIGKKQLDQIAEILGKPLDAEVEENLRKKLHSYKKSEIDGDELTYELSVVLGTDDGLVVRIMDEVFPEFRELCPESSRTTLRSHMTSGWFMTLGEIWDKVPLPIRQFSIDRCFRREQEEGPTRLMTYHSASCIIAGEGVSVEDGKAVAASLLSAFGFTDFEFRPDEKRSKYYVPDTQTEVYAKHPVHGWVEVATFGIYSPHSLAAYGVEVPVMNLGLGVERLAMIEYEAEDVRALTHPQFFPQSFSDLQIARSVFLKEEPESCVGVEIAEAISAVARENADAISPCEFLAWKSDSYCGCKIKVFVYEDEENSKLLGPAALNDIFVVDGKILGLPDTKNYKKQRDKGVDAHLSFIEAIANLAASRIEEAVFYAESGSVDVKMVKVPSELNLSVEPWAMRFITDNNKKVDVRGPVFTAVRWEIEECECECEDDECHCHDDDCECGDECTCGDDCACGQ, from the coding sequence ATTATGTTTGATGCGGAAGAATTCAGGGAATTGGCTAAGAAAGATTTTGATGAGGCATGGCATGCGGGAAAAGAGGTTCTGGATACCCCGCCTGTTTCACAGAGATATCCGAGGATGGAGTTTCACCGTGCAAAGCCGCACCCGATTGCAGAGACTATCGAGCGTCTCCGCCAGGCCTATCTGATGATGGGATTTGATGAGGCACGGGTTCCGGTTTTTATTGATGAATCTGATGTATATAAGCAGTTTGGGCCTGAGGCTTCTGCTGTTCTGGACAGGGTTTTTTATCTTGGCGGTCTTCCGCGTCCGAATGTCGGTATTGGCAAAAAACAGCTTGATCAGATCGCAGAGATTTTAGGAAAGCCTCTTGATGCCGAGGTTGAGGAGAATCTTAGAAAGAAGCTTCATTCCTACAAGAAGTCAGAGATTGACGGGGATGAGCTGACCTATGAGCTTTCTGTTGTTCTGGGCACTGATGATGGTCTTGTTGTCAGAATTATGGATGAGGTCTTCCCGGAGTTTCGCGAGCTTTGCCCTGAGTCTTCGAGGACAACCCTTCGTTCACATATGACTTCGGGATGGTTTATGACCCTTGGTGAGATATGGGACAAAGTTCCGCTTCCAATCAGGCAGTTTTCGATTGACCGCTGTTTCCGCCGCGAACAAGAGGAAGGGCCGACGAGGCTTATGACATATCATTCCGCATCATGCATAATTGCAGGGGAAGGTGTGTCGGTTGAGGACGGCAAGGCGGTTGCTGCTTCTCTTCTCTCAGCTTTTGGGTTTACTGACTTTGAGTTCAGGCCGGATGAGAAGAGATCTAAGTATTATGTGCCTGATACGCAGACTGAAGTGTATGCAAAGCACCCTGTTCACGGATGGGTTGAGGTTGCAACATTTGGAATCTATTCACCTCATTCCCTTGCAGCTTATGGTGTTGAGGTTCCGGTTATGAATCTGGGTCTTGGTGTTGAGCGTCTTGCAATGATTGAGTATGAGGCCGAGGATGTCAGGGCTCTTACCCATCCGCAGTTTTTCCCGCAGTCTTTCTCAGATCTGCAGATTGCCCGTAGCGTATTTTTAAAGGAAGAGCCTGAGAGCTGTGTTGGTGTTGAAATTGCAGAGGCAATCTCCGCTGTTGCGAGGGAGAATGCAGATGCCATAAGTCCCTGTGAGTTTCTTGCATGGAAGTCGGATTCATACTGCGGCTGCAAAATAAAGGTTTTTGTCTATGAGGATGAGGAGAATTCAAAGCTTCTCGGCCCTGCCGCCCTAAATGACATCTTTGTAGTGGACGGAAAAATACTGGGGCTTCCGGATACGAAGAATTACAAGAAACAGCGTGACAAGGGCGTTGATGCACATCTCTCATTTATTGAGGCGATTGCAAACCTTGCAGCATCAAGAATTGAGGAGGCTGTCTTTTATGCCGAGAGCGGCAGCGTTGATGTGAAGATGGTCAAGGTGCCTTCCGAACTTAATCTCTCGGTTGAACCCTGGGCAATGAGGTTTATCACTGACAATAACAAAAAGGTGGATGTAAGAGGCCCTGTTTTCACTGCTGTCAGGTGGGAGATTGAGGAGTGTGAGTGTGAGTGTGAGGATGACGAGTGCCACTGCCATGATGACGACTGCGAGTGCGGCGACGAGTGCACATGTGGTGATGACTGCGCCTGTGGTCAGTGA
- the twy1 gene encoding 4-demethylwyosine synthase TYW1, protein MQSKACKALIKQGYQFFSNKSSAALKPCMWNKRALQGGEMCYKHQFYGISSHRCVQMTPTLKCNQRCLFCWRSMEYEIEEEEECSVDTIIERMLPLQKKSLAGYNYILESSTATKELWSEALNPDMIAISLSGEPTLYSRLPELIDRLNSAGKTTFLVSNGTKPEMLSLCHPYQTYISVDAPDRETYLKICRPDEDFWDEILSSTRLLKERRSAIRTTVVKGINDIDPAGYAAIYQDSGADFIEVKGYMFVGHSRQRLLQENMPEHSYVRDFALEISKYCDYKIIDENPVSRVVLMERQ, encoded by the coding sequence ATGCAATCGAAAGCATGTAAGGCCCTTATTAAACAGGGCTATCAGTTTTTTTCAAATAAGTCGTCGGCTGCCCTAAAGCCGTGCATGTGGAACAAGCGTGCTCTTCAGGGCGGCGAGATGTGCTATAAGCATCAGTTTTACGGTATTTCCAGTCACCGTTGTGTTCAGATGACGCCAACTTTAAAGTGCAACCAAAGATGCCTTTTCTGCTGGCGGTCGATGGAGTATGAGATAGAAGAAGAGGAAGAGTGCTCTGTTGATACAATTATTGAGCGGATGCTTCCCCTTCAGAAGAAGTCACTTGCAGGCTATAATTATATTCTCGAATCGAGCACTGCTACAAAGGAACTCTGGTCAGAGGCTCTCAATCCCGATATGATTGCGATTTCGCTCTCAGGTGAGCCCACTTTGTATTCGCGTCTGCCGGAATTAATTGACAGACTCAATTCTGCCGGAAAGACCACTTTTCTGGTTTCAAACGGGACTAAGCCTGAGATGCTTTCTTTGTGTCATCCCTATCAGACTTACATCTCTGTTGATGCACCTGACAGGGAAACTTATCTGAAAATATGCAGGCCGGATGAGGATTTCTGGGATGAAATCCTGAGTAGTACCAGACTTTTAAAGGAGAGGCGTTCTGCAATAAGGACGACTGTTGTTAAGGGAATAAATGATATTGATCCTGCCGGCTATGCTGCGATTTATCAGGATTCAGGCGCTGATTTTATCGAGGTTAAGGGTTATATGTTTGTCGGGCACAGCAGACAGAGACTCCTGCAGGAGAATATGCCTGAGCATTCGTATGTACGTGATTTCGCTTTGGAAATCTCAAAATACTGCGACTATAAAATAATAGATGAGAACCCGGTATCCCGGGTTGTTTTAATGGAGCGGCAATAA
- the argS gene encoding arginine--tRNA ligase, translated as MYFQTYKKIEDTLREVTGQDDVMLGDGGEHADLATTVAFSLAKIKKQNPAQIAGEISTLLEDKLKGEDIKIETKGPYINFIFGKFYIEGVLKAALLEGYGQLPDKPERACLEHTSANPNGPLHVGHIRNSVIGDTLSRVFRKAGYNLDVEYYVNDMGRQIAIVSWGFDNLDIPRKEGEKGDRYVADVYVAANRVLAEDESLKAEIDRRMALIEQGDPEMVRKFRDAVSLCLEGMKETLITLNAPHNRFIYESDFVKNKLMLNVLHRLESLPQAKHEDTLALDLTEFGFEKDYVLRRSDGTSVYAARDLAYHEWKSDNFDKIVNILGADHKLIGAQLQATMTLLGDKAPEIVFFEFVSLPEGSMSTRAGKFISADDLIEEVTKRALEEVTLRRPELPDDEKMSIAKSVAVGAIRYDIIRVSQEKSTVFNWKEALDFEKQSAPYIQYAHARACSILKKADEFTENYTLTEDQEIALAKHIALFPKVIDEISRDLRPHVLAIYARELADIFNTFYRFNPVLKAEGDVRDARLTLVKASQNTLKEALLTLGIDAIESM; from the coding sequence ATGTATTTTCAGACATACAAAAAAATAGAAGACACTTTGCGGGAAGTAACAGGTCAGGATGATGTAATGCTCGGTGACGGGGGCGAGCATGCCGATCTTGCAACCACCGTTGCCTTTTCGCTTGCAAAGATAAAAAAGCAGAACCCTGCACAGATTGCAGGTGAGATTTCCACACTCCTTGAAGATAAATTAAAGGGCGAAGATATAAAAATCGAGACAAAAGGTCCTTATATCAATTTTATATTTGGGAAATTCTACATTGAGGGAGTATTAAAGGCGGCACTTTTGGAAGGCTACGGACAGCTTCCGGACAAACCTGAGCGTGCATGTCTTGAGCATACAAGCGCAAACCCAAATGGGCCTTTGCATGTAGGGCATATCAGAAATTCCGTCATTGGCGATACACTTTCAAGAGTCTTCAGAAAAGCCGGGTACAACCTTGATGTCGAGTATTACGTAAATGACATGGGACGCCAGATTGCAATCGTTTCATGGGGATTTGACAACCTCGATATTCCAAGAAAGGAAGGCGAGAAAGGCGACCGCTATGTTGCGGATGTCTACGTTGCGGCAAACCGTGTCCTTGCTGAAGACGAATCTCTTAAGGCTGAGATTGACAGGAGGATGGCGTTAATTGAGCAGGGCGATCCCGAGATGGTCAGAAAGTTCAGGGATGCAGTCTCACTCTGTCTTGAGGGAATGAAAGAGACTCTTATTACTCTCAATGCACCTCACAACAGATTCATCTACGAGAGCGATTTTGTCAAAAACAAGCTTATGCTAAATGTTCTTCACCGCCTTGAGTCTCTTCCTCAGGCAAAGCATGAGGATACGCTTGCACTTGATCTGACTGAGTTCGGGTTTGAGAAGGACTATGTTTTGAGGAGATCGGACGGAACATCAGTCTATGCTGCCCGCGATCTTGCGTATCACGAGTGGAAGAGCGATAATTTTGACAAAATTGTCAACATCCTCGGAGCCGACCATAAACTAATCGGTGCACAGCTTCAGGCAACAATGACGCTTCTTGGCGATAAGGCGCCTGAAATCGTCTTCTTTGAGTTTGTTTCCCTTCCTGAAGGTTCAATGAGTACACGTGCAGGCAAGTTCATCTCCGCCGATGATTTGATTGAAGAGGTTACAAAGAGGGCTCTTGAAGAGGTTACACTCAGAAGACCCGAGCTTCCCGATGATGAGAAGATGAGCATTGCGAAGTCGGTTGCAGTCGGTGCAATACGCTATGATATCATCCGTGTTTCACAGGAGAAGTCAACTGTTTTCAACTGGAAGGAGGCTCTTGACTTTGAAAAGCAGAGTGCACCATACATTCAGTATGCTCATGCCCGTGCATGTTCAATTCTCAAAAAGGCAGATGAATTTACAGAAAATTACACACTGACAGAAGATCAGGAGATTGCGCTTGCAAAGCATATTGCACTCTTCCCGAAAGTTATCGATGAGATATCAAGGGATTTAAGGCCGCATGTCCTTGCAATCTATGCAAGGGAGCTTGCAGATATCTTCAATACTTTCTACCGCTTCAATCCTGTGTTGAAAGCCGAAGGTGATGTTAGGGATGCAAGGCTTACACTCGTTAAGGCTTCACAGAATACACTTAAGGAAGCACTTTTAACACTTGGTATCGATGCAATCGAAAGCATGTAA